Proteins encoded by one window of Sorangium aterium:
- the hisH gene encoding imidazole glycerol phosphate synthase subunit HisH — MQAIALVDLGMGNLRSVERALLQAAEDSGASCAVTRSGDPEIIGRADKVVVPGQGAFRDCAAALQSGIGEALRAQIRKGTPYLGICLGMQALFDGSEEAEGARGLGVFPGTVKRLTPQPSAAEADAVAGQPWVGIKIPHMGWNRIAFAREVAGPLGVFAGERPFVYFVHSYHAVPLDPALVAATTEHGPHRITAAIERDNVTATQFHPEKSQAAGLRLLARFLDG, encoded by the coding sequence ATGCAAGCCATCGCGCTCGTCGATCTCGGGATGGGCAACCTGCGCTCCGTGGAGCGGGCGCTCCTCCAGGCCGCCGAGGACTCCGGCGCGTCGTGCGCGGTGACGCGCTCGGGCGACCCGGAGATCATCGGCCGGGCCGACAAGGTGGTGGTGCCCGGCCAGGGCGCCTTCCGCGACTGCGCCGCGGCGCTGCAGAGCGGCATCGGCGAGGCGCTGCGCGCGCAGATCCGGAAGGGGACGCCCTACCTCGGCATCTGCCTCGGCATGCAGGCGCTCTTCGACGGGAGCGAGGAGGCGGAGGGCGCGCGCGGGCTCGGCGTGTTCCCCGGCACCGTCAAGCGCCTCACGCCTCAGCCGAGCGCGGCCGAGGCGGACGCGGTCGCCGGCCAGCCGTGGGTCGGGATCAAGATCCCCCACATGGGCTGGAACCGCATCGCGTTCGCGCGCGAGGTGGCGGGCCCGCTCGGCGTGTTCGCGGGCGAGCGCCCCTTCGTCTACTTCGTCCACAGCTACCACGCCGTCCCGCTCGACCCCGCGCTGGTCGCGGCGACGACGGAGCACGGCCCGCACCGCATCACCGCCGCGATCGAGCGGGACAACGTCACCGCGACGCAGTTCCACCCCGAGAAGAGCCAGGCCGCCGGCCTGCGCCTGCTCGCCCGCTTCCTCGACGGCTGA
- the hisB gene encoding imidazoleglycerol-phosphate dehydratase HisB produces the protein MPRIANVQRKTRETDIRIEIDLDGQGRSEIKTPLPFLTHMLDQIARHGLFDLTIHAEGDVEIDGHHTTEDCGITLGTAVQKALGDKAGIARYGEATLPMDEALAQCALDLSGRPYFVWRVPLPKAKLGTWDVELAPVFFEGFARGVGANLHVRLIEGDNLHHIVEICFKSFAKALMKATRIEPRVAGIPSTKGSL, from the coding sequence ATGCCCCGCATCGCCAACGTCCAGCGCAAGACGCGCGAGACCGACATCCGCATCGAGATCGATCTCGACGGCCAGGGCCGCTCGGAGATCAAGACGCCGCTCCCCTTCCTCACGCACATGCTCGATCAGATCGCCCGCCACGGCCTGTTCGACCTCACCATCCACGCCGAGGGCGACGTCGAGATCGACGGCCACCACACGACCGAGGACTGCGGCATCACCCTGGGCACGGCCGTGCAGAAGGCGCTCGGCGACAAGGCGGGCATCGCCCGCTACGGCGAGGCGACGCTCCCCATGGATGAGGCGCTCGCGCAGTGCGCGCTGGACCTCTCGGGCAGGCCGTACTTCGTCTGGCGCGTGCCGCTGCCCAAGGCGAAGCTCGGCACCTGGGACGTCGAGCTGGCCCCGGTGTTCTTCGAGGGCTTCGCGCGCGGCGTCGGCGCGAACCTCCACGTCCGCCTCATCGAGGGGGACAACCTGCACCACATCGTCGAGATCTGCTTCAAGTCGTTCGCCAAGGCGCTGATGAAGGCGACCCGGATCGAGCCGCGCGTCGCCGGCATCCCGTCCACCAAGGGGAGCCTCTGA
- a CDS encoding sensor histidine kinase, with product MTAFFDDVDPRIPAVPIRDDTARIREDFLVLAAHEIRTPVTSLLLQLQLTKRMSEQEPEKTPAWAAAMLAVFDRQLGRLARLCDDMFQARHGGLAHGAPARQPLDLVGLIREVVATAVAHRPAACGAISVAAEGSVIGWWDRSQLERMTFHLIKNAITFGEGKPIAIEVRATRARARLIVRDHGMGIAREDHERIFARFERAVPVERFGGLGLGLYIAHVAARAHGGAIRVESELGCGAAFIVDLPLAPRRPQRVRAARRSSSISSPIPPSRPARARRGASAARAPELPRGARLKLAQVKQVHQRLLRPH from the coding sequence ATGACCGCGTTTTTTGACGACGTCGACCCTCGTATCCCCGCCGTCCCCATCCGGGACGACACCGCCCGGATCCGGGAGGACTTCCTCGTGCTCGCCGCGCACGAGATCAGGACGCCCGTGACCTCGCTCCTCCTGCAGCTCCAGCTGACGAAGCGGATGAGCGAGCAGGAGCCCGAGAAGACCCCGGCGTGGGCGGCGGCGATGCTGGCCGTCTTCGACCGTCAGCTCGGCCGCCTCGCCCGGCTCTGCGACGACATGTTCCAGGCGAGGCACGGCGGCCTGGCCCACGGCGCCCCGGCCCGCCAGCCGCTCGATCTCGTCGGGCTCATCCGCGAGGTGGTCGCGACGGCGGTCGCGCATCGGCCGGCCGCGTGCGGCGCCATCTCGGTCGCGGCCGAGGGCTCGGTGATCGGCTGGTGGGACCGGTCCCAGCTCGAGCGCATGACGTTCCACCTGATCAAGAACGCGATCACCTTCGGCGAGGGCAAGCCGATCGCGATCGAGGTGCGCGCCACGCGCGCGCGGGCGCGGCTCATCGTGCGCGACCACGGCATGGGGATCGCCCGGGAGGACCACGAGCGGATCTTCGCGCGCTTCGAGCGGGCCGTCCCGGTGGAGCGCTTCGGCGGCCTGGGGCTCGGCCTGTACATCGCGCACGTCGCCGCGCGCGCGCACGGCGGCGCGATCCGCGTCGAGAGCGAGCTCGGCTGCGGCGCTGCGTTCATCGTCGATCTCCCGCTCGCCCCGCGGCGGCCGCAGCGGGTGAGGGCGGCGCGGCGCTCCTCGTCGATCTCCTCGCCGATTCCGCCCTCGCGCCCGGCGCGGGCGCGGCGCGGCGCGAGCGCGGCGCGCGCGCCCGAGCTTCCCCGGGGGGCGCGCCTCAAGCTCGCGCAGGTCAAGCAGGTGCACCAGCGCCTGCTGCGCCCGCACTGA
- a CDS encoding aldo/keto reductase translates to MEFRQLGGSGFKVPVLSLGTGTFGGSNEFFRGWGASDVAEATRLVDVSLEAGMNMFDSADIYSDGMAEEILGHAIKGRRDKVIISTKATFRSGPGPNDVGSSRYHLIRSIEGSLRRLQTDYIDLFQLHGFDAVTPLEETLGTLDDLVRAGKIRYLGCSNFSGWHLMKSLAVSEKYGLSRYVAHQAYYSLVARDYEWELMPLALDQKVGAVVWSPLGWGRLTGKIRRGQPLPEVSRLRNKLSVDGGPQIDDEYLYGVVDALDAVAKETGKTVPQIALNWLLQRPSVANVIIGARNEEQLRQNLGAVGWTLAPEHIAKLDAASKTKLPYPYFHQAGFNERNPFPVSL, encoded by the coding sequence ATGGAGTTCAGACAGCTCGGCGGGTCAGGGTTCAAGGTACCGGTGCTGAGTCTCGGGACGGGGACGTTCGGTGGCTCCAACGAGTTCTTCCGGGGGTGGGGCGCGAGCGACGTGGCCGAGGCGACTCGGCTGGTCGACGTCTCGCTCGAGGCCGGGATGAACATGTTCGACTCGGCCGACATCTACTCCGACGGGATGGCCGAGGAGATCCTCGGCCATGCGATCAAGGGCAGGCGCGACAAGGTCATCATCTCCACCAAGGCGACGTTCCGGAGCGGACCGGGCCCCAACGACGTCGGCTCGTCGCGGTATCACCTGATCCGGTCGATCGAGGGGAGCCTGCGCCGGCTGCAGACGGATTATATCGATCTCTTCCAGCTGCACGGCTTCGACGCTGTCACGCCGCTCGAGGAGACGCTCGGCACGCTGGACGATCTCGTGCGAGCGGGGAAGATCCGCTACCTCGGCTGTTCGAATTTCTCCGGCTGGCACCTGATGAAGTCGCTCGCGGTGTCGGAGAAGTATGGCCTCTCTCGGTACGTGGCGCACCAGGCGTATTATTCGCTGGTGGCGCGCGACTACGAGTGGGAGCTGATGCCGCTGGCGCTCGATCAGAAGGTCGGCGCGGTGGTCTGGAGCCCGCTGGGCTGGGGGCGGCTCACGGGGAAGATCCGGCGCGGGCAGCCGTTGCCGGAGGTCAGCCGGCTCCGGAACAAGCTCTCTGTCGACGGGGGGCCGCAGATCGACGACGAGTACCTCTATGGTGTCGTCGACGCGCTCGACGCGGTGGCGAAGGAGACGGGCAAGACCGTCCCGCAGATCGCGCTCAACTGGCTGCTGCAGCGGCCGAGCGTCGCGAACGTGATCATCGGCGCTCGCAACGAGGAGCAGCTTCGGCAGAACCTCGGGGCCGTCGGCTGGACCCTCGCGCCAGAGCACATCGCGAAGCTGGACGCTGCGAGCAAGACGAAGCTGCCGTATCCCTACTTCCACCAGGCCGGCTTCAACGAGCGCAATCCGTTCCCTGTCTCGCTGTGA
- a CDS encoding non-canonical purine NTP pyrophosphatase, whose protein sequence is MVYFVSSNHRKLADMTYIWKDAPTPLRVLRLDVPQILSSDLDTVVREEALAAYRLSLVPLFVEHGGLFIEHLNGFPGPLVMPFWERLQDRICSLIPPGQSRAAHVVQKVCYCDGRTLRVYTGSVLGEIACERRGDEGIHWEPMFIPAGHTRTLGQMPRDERLRCSASAEALRAFRFDLGL, encoded by the coding sequence ATGGTCTATTTCGTCTCCTCGAACCACCGCAAGCTCGCGGACATGACGTATATATGGAAGGACGCCCCGACGCCGCTCCGCGTCCTCCGGCTCGACGTGCCCCAGATCCTCTCGTCGGATCTCGACACCGTCGTACGCGAGGAGGCCCTCGCCGCCTACCGGCTCTCCCTCGTTCCGCTCTTCGTCGAGCACGGCGGCCTCTTCATCGAGCACCTGAACGGCTTTCCGGGCCCGCTCGTGATGCCGTTCTGGGAGCGGCTGCAGGACCGGATTTGCTCCCTCATCCCTCCGGGGCAGTCGCGCGCAGCGCACGTCGTCCAGAAGGTGTGTTATTGCGACGGCCGGACGCTCCGTGTCTACACGGGCAGCGTCCTCGGCGAGATCGCCTGCGAGCGGCGGGGAGACGAGGGCATCCACTGGGAGCCGATGTTCATCCCGGCCGGGCACACGCGCACGCTCGGGCAGATGCCTCGTGACGAGCGCCTCCGGTGCTCTGCGAGCGCGGAGGCGCTGCGGGCGTTCCGGTTCGATCTCGGGCTGTGA
- a CDS encoding HAD-IB family phosphatase, whose amino-acid sequence MARAGQGSAAVASGVAACKSAVVLILCDFDGTITRDDLTNRIWDAHLGYDWRQVLLAPAVGGQLTPFELLRRGYADVDRPAAELLDELRPHAELRSGFEDLLALCAHRAWVFHVISHGLPFYIREFLPPGTAFSCFDAVFDGRWRVTVPEAVPLGPGEDFKIRVLDQLKAATGETSTVYIGDGRLDYPAARCCDHVFAVRDSALDVLCAREGIPYTPFDSFAEICAALEGRGTPDGERARRAAGATPTAG is encoded by the coding sequence GTGGCGAGGGCAGGTCAGGGCAGCGCGGCGGTGGCGTCCGGCGTGGCGGCGTGCAAATCAGCGGTCGTGCTCATTCTTTGCGACTTCGACGGGACCATCACCCGCGACGACCTGACGAACCGGATCTGGGACGCCCACCTTGGCTATGACTGGCGGCAGGTGCTGCTCGCGCCTGCCGTCGGCGGCCAGCTCACGCCGTTCGAGCTCCTCCGCCGCGGCTACGCCGACGTGGATCGCCCGGCCGCCGAGCTCCTGGACGAGCTGCGCCCGCACGCCGAGCTGCGGTCGGGCTTCGAGGATCTCCTGGCCCTGTGCGCCCACCGGGCGTGGGTGTTCCACGTGATCAGCCACGGCCTGCCGTTCTACATCCGCGAGTTCCTGCCGCCGGGCACGGCGTTCTCCTGCTTCGATGCCGTCTTCGATGGGCGCTGGCGCGTGACAGTGCCGGAGGCGGTGCCGCTCGGCCCCGGCGAGGACTTCAAGATCCGCGTGCTCGATCAGCTGAAGGCGGCCACCGGCGAGACCTCCACGGTCTACATCGGCGACGGCCGGCTGGACTACCCCGCGGCGCGGTGCTGCGATCACGTGTTCGCGGTGCGGGACAGCGCCCTCGACGTGCTCTGCGCCCGCGAGGGGATACCGTATACGCCCTTCGACAGCTTCGCCGAGATCTGCGCGGCGCTCGAGGGCCGCGGCACCCCCGATGGGGAGCGCGCACGGCGCGCGGCCGGCGCCACGCCGACAGCTGGCTGA
- a CDS encoding pyridoxamine 5'-phosphate oxidase family protein gives MSELHALLREFDTAMLVTMTPEGLMRGRPMEIQEPAELMDCDLWFVTEDEAAKTGEITREHQVAVCCYRPRDRAYISISARATVERNEEKIRSLWKPSWKAWLPAGPTHPHAAFLKLYVERAEYWEPEGGRLRVLYEKAKALVQRRSAEDKLNPPKHI, from the coding sequence ATGAGCGAGCTGCACGCGCTCCTCAGGGAGTTCGACACTGCCATGCTCGTCACGATGACCCCGGAGGGGCTGATGCGAGGGCGGCCCATGGAGATCCAGGAGCCGGCCGAGCTGATGGATTGCGATCTCTGGTTCGTGACGGAGGACGAGGCGGCGAAGACAGGCGAGATCACCCGCGAGCACCAGGTGGCGGTCTGCTGCTACAGGCCGCGGGACCGGGCGTACATCTCGATCTCGGCGCGCGCGACGGTCGAGAGGAACGAGGAGAAGATCCGGAGCCTCTGGAAGCCGTCGTGGAAGGCGTGGCTGCCGGCCGGCCCCACCCACCCTCACGCCGCCTTCCTGAAGCTCTATGTCGAGCGCGCCGAGTACTGGGAGCCCGAGGGCGGCCGGCTGCGGGTCCTCTACGAGAAGGCCAAGGCGCTCGTCCAGCGGAGATCGGCGGAAGACAAGCTGAACCCGCCGAAGCACATCTGA